Within Peptococcaceae bacterium, the genomic segment CGCGGTTTCCAAGGGGAAAGGTTTTGCCGGCGGTATCAAACGCCACGGTATGCACCGCGGCCCGATGAAACACGGCTCCAAGTACCACCGCCGTCCCGGTTCGGCGGGAGCGAAAGGCCCCGCCCGCATCTTCAAAGGGCGTAAAATGCCGGGAAGGCTTGGAGGAGAACAGGTTACAGTTCAAAAACTGCTGGTGGTTAAAGTTGATCCGGAACGCAACCTGATGCTGATCAGGGGAGCTATCCCGGGCTCGAGGCAAAGCCTGGTAACCATCAAGAGTTCAGTGAAAGCTTAGACTTGATGGGAAAGGAGGACATTGAGATGCCTAAAATGGCTGTATTGAATATGGAAGGTGCGCAGGTCGGGGAAATTGAATTAAGTGATAATGTTTTTGGCATTGAACCAAACGAGAGCGTTGTCCATGAAGCCGTGGTCATGCAGCTGGCCAGCATGCGCCGCGGGACGCATTCCGTCAAAACAAGGGCGGAGGTGCGCGGCGGCGGCAGAAAGCCTTGGAGGCAAAAAGGAACGGGCCGCGCCCGTGCCGGCACAATCCGTTCGCCGCTGTGGCGCAAAGGGGGCATAATATTCGGTCCCAAACCCAGGGATTACGCCTATTCCATCCCCAAAAAGA encodes:
- the rplD gene encoding 50S ribosomal protein L4, encoding MPKMAVLNMEGAQVGEIELSDNVFGIEPNESVVHEAVVMQLASMRRGTHSVKTRAEVRGGGRKPWRQKGTGRARAGTIRSPLWRKGGIIFGPKPRDYAYSIPKKKRRLAIKSVLSAKVSGGDVIVLDRLAFAAPKTKDMIKVLNNLKVEGKAAVVTADGSGYVQESARNIPGIKPLLADAINVYDILNHDKLIMTKEAVARIEEVWG